Proteins encoded in a region of the Corynebacterium genitalium ATCC 33030 genome:
- the crtI gene encoding phytoene desaturase family protein — MTHPETAIVIGAGVAGMATAALLAKEGIETTVVDKLPTHGGRAGTESVEGFRFDTGPSWYLMPDAFDHFFALFGKRTADVLDLTPLTPAYRLFPEGDAPIDVTSGRDNAADLFESIEPGAGAKLRAYLDTAEETYELALENFLYTTFRSIAPFTQISGHYSKLARYLTEPIDRFVASRFADVRLRQMLTYPAVFLSSHPARTPSMYHLMSHTDLTQGVQYPLGGFAAVMDALYDIAVEQGVRFSFNTEVAAINYSGRTATGITLIDGRTLPADIVISCADLHHTETRLLPKKKRTYDESYFAPRDPGLGTVLVMLGVEGKIPQLAHHNLLFSHEWDDDFAAVFDGPVPQRSLGASRSIYVSKPSATDPGVAPAGHENLFVLVPVAAEEAIGHGNMYREQASEQVERIASAATQQIADWCGVEGLEGRIVVKQTLGPADFAERYHAWSGGSIGPAHTLRQSAFLRGSNKSRKLDNLYYAGGTTTPGVGVPMCLISAENVIKRLRGDTSAGPLPEAL, encoded by the coding sequence GTGACCCACCCCGAAACAGCGATCGTGATCGGTGCCGGCGTGGCCGGCATGGCCACAGCCGCACTGCTGGCCAAAGAGGGCATCGAGACCACGGTCGTGGATAAGTTGCCCACCCATGGCGGCCGGGCCGGTACGGAATCTGTCGAGGGTTTCCGCTTTGACACCGGCCCCAGCTGGTACCTCATGCCGGACGCGTTCGACCACTTCTTCGCGTTGTTCGGCAAGCGCACCGCCGACGTGCTGGATCTGACACCGCTCACCCCCGCGTACCGGCTGTTTCCCGAGGGCGATGCGCCCATAGACGTCACCTCTGGCCGTGACAACGCCGCCGACCTTTTCGAGTCCATCGAGCCCGGTGCCGGCGCAAAGCTGCGCGCCTACCTCGACACTGCTGAAGAGACCTACGAGCTTGCGCTGGAGAACTTCCTGTACACGACGTTCCGCTCTATCGCGCCGTTCACGCAGATCTCCGGCCATTACAGTAAGTTGGCGCGCTATCTCACCGAGCCGATCGACCGCTTCGTGGCTAGCCGTTTCGCTGACGTCCGCCTGCGCCAGATGCTCACGTACCCGGCAGTGTTCCTCTCCTCGCACCCCGCGCGCACGCCGTCGATGTACCACTTGATGAGCCACACCGACCTCACCCAGGGCGTGCAATACCCCCTAGGTGGGTTCGCCGCAGTGATGGACGCGCTCTACGACATCGCCGTAGAGCAGGGCGTGCGCTTTTCCTTCAATACCGAAGTCGCAGCGATCAACTATTCCGGGCGCACGGCCACAGGCATCACGCTTATCGACGGCCGCACCCTCCCCGCCGACATCGTCATCTCCTGCGCGGACCTGCACCACACGGAGACCCGCCTGCTGCCGAAGAAGAAGCGCACCTACGACGAGAGCTACTTCGCCCCGCGCGATCCAGGTCTGGGCACGGTGCTGGTCATGCTGGGCGTGGAGGGGAAGATTCCCCAGCTTGCGCACCACAACCTGCTGTTCTCCCACGAGTGGGACGACGATTTCGCGGCGGTCTTCGATGGCCCGGTGCCGCAGCGGTCGCTTGGTGCCTCCCGGTCCATCTACGTCTCCAAACCGAGTGCGACCGATCCTGGCGTGGCCCCTGCGGGGCATGAGAACCTCTTCGTGCTCGTCCCCGTCGCAGCGGAGGAGGCCATCGGCCACGGGAATATGTACCGGGAGCAGGCGAGCGAGCAGGTCGAAAGGATTGCTAGCGCTGCCACCCAGCAGATTGCTGATTGGTGCGGGGTTGAGGGGTTGGAGGGAAGAATCGTCGTCAAGCAAACGCTGGGACCGGCGGACTTCGCTGAGCGGTACCACGCGTGGTCGGGCGGATCCATCGGGCCCGCGCACACGTTGAGGCAGTCGGCGTTTTTGCGTGGGTCCAACAAGAGCCGCAAGCTGGACAACCTGTACTACGCCGGCGGAACGACAACCCCTGGTGTGGGTGTGCCCATGTGCCTGATCTCCGCCGAAAACGTGATCAAGCGGCTGCGCGGCGACACGAGCGCAGGCCCGCTGCCGGAGGCGCTCTAA
- a CDS encoding lycopene cyclase domain-containing protein: MPFAYLGVLLFSLAGMVIIDHRWKTAFFRDSRRAWLLSLGCVAALLCWDGLGIATGTFVRGDSPYMVGIDLAPQLPLEEPIFLFFLTYLTMNLTGLLRP; encoded by the coding sequence ATGCCGTTCGCGTACCTGGGGGTGCTGCTGTTCTCGCTGGCAGGCATGGTGATCATCGATCACCGCTGGAAGACTGCGTTCTTCCGTGACTCGCGCCGGGCCTGGCTGCTCTCTCTGGGGTGTGTGGCGGCGCTGCTGTGCTGGGACGGACTCGGCATTGCCACTGGCACGTTCGTGCGCGGCGATTCGCCCTACATGGTGGGCATCGATCTTGCGCCGCAGCTGCCGCTGGAAGAACCGATTTTCCTGTTCTTTCTCACGTACCTGACGATGAACCTGACAGGACTGCTGCGCCCGTGA
- a CDS encoding lycopene cyclase domain-containing protein — MTYLLISAPFLIAAAALWARRRPWKLTAAVAGILFVLTIVFDNLMVAAGLYEFGHATTLGLNIGRIPVEDLFYPLFTALVVTAFWGRD, encoded by the coding sequence GTGACCTACCTTCTGATTTCTGCCCCGTTCTTGATCGCGGCCGCGGCATTGTGGGCTAGGCGGCGGCCCTGGAAGTTGACCGCCGCGGTGGCCGGCATCCTGTTCGTGCTCACCATCGTCTTTGACAACCTCATGGTGGCAGCAGGCCTGTACGAATTCGGTCACGCCACCACCCTCGGGCTGAACATCGGGCGGATTCCGGTGGAGGATCTGTTCTACCCACTGTTCACAGCCCTGGTGGTCACCGCGTTTTGGGGGCGTGACTGA
- a CDS encoding long-chain-fatty-acid--CoA ligase: protein MVADRANSEDSRNNTSTGSTRISLSKAEGSRRSAAEKPWLRFYPEWTDHTLDYGDDTLADLYDKNLAVNGRKPATRFFGRSMTYAQLDEQVRRAADGLRKVGVAQGDRVAIMLPNCPQHVAAFFAVQKLGAVVVEHNPLYTANELRPQFNDHGAKVAVVWDKAADTAKKLAKDTPLETIVSVDMTKAMPLVQRVALRVPVGKLKEARASLTAPTNDTLPWERFLGEPRAIDTPRMLSDDPALILYTSGTTGSPKGAPLTHRNLLANPIQGRAWVKELQEPGQRMLATLPFFHAYGLTFSLTLTFLIGSELILLPAPTMDLIMGAMKKKNPPTFVPGVPTVFERIVSTAEEEGSDMSAVQTGFSGASSLPAEVIEGWEKATGGRLVEGYGLTETSPILIGNPPTDDRRPGYIGIPFPDTEIRIADPDNLDEEMPYGEAGEILAKGPQVFGGYLNNDEASATVFHDGWFRTGDMGVMDEDGFIKLVSRIKELIITGGFNVYPAEVEETLRTHPDIEEVTVVGRPRTDGSEDVVACVVLAEGTKLDPDGLKEFARENLTRYKVPRTFYHFEDLPKDQLGKIRRREVRDALLARIDGE, encoded by the coding sequence ATGGTCGCAGATCGCGCAAACAGCGAAGACAGCAGGAACAACACGAGCACCGGCAGCACCAGAATCAGCCTCAGTAAGGCCGAGGGCAGTCGCCGCAGCGCCGCCGAGAAGCCGTGGCTGCGCTTCTACCCGGAGTGGACCGACCACACGTTGGACTACGGCGACGACACGCTGGCGGACCTCTACGACAAGAATCTCGCGGTGAACGGGCGGAAGCCGGCGACGCGGTTCTTCGGCAGGTCCATGACCTATGCTCAGCTCGACGAGCAGGTCCGCCGTGCTGCCGACGGGTTGCGCAAGGTCGGGGTGGCCCAGGGCGACCGCGTGGCCATCATGCTGCCGAACTGCCCACAGCACGTCGCGGCATTTTTCGCCGTACAGAAGCTCGGCGCGGTCGTGGTGGAGCACAACCCGCTCTACACGGCGAATGAGCTGCGCCCCCAGTTCAACGATCACGGTGCCAAGGTCGCTGTGGTCTGGGATAAGGCCGCCGACACGGCGAAAAAACTCGCGAAAGACACCCCGCTGGAGACGATCGTCAGCGTGGACATGACAAAGGCGATGCCCCTGGTGCAGCGGGTGGCGTTGCGGGTGCCCGTCGGAAAGCTCAAGGAAGCGCGCGCGTCGCTGACAGCGCCGACGAATGACACGCTGCCGTGGGAGAGGTTCCTCGGCGAACCCCGCGCGATCGACACGCCGCGCATGCTTAGCGACGACCCCGCCCTCATCCTCTACACCTCCGGCACCACCGGAAGCCCCAAGGGTGCGCCGCTGACGCACCGCAACTTGCTGGCCAACCCGATCCAGGGGCGCGCGTGGGTCAAGGAGCTGCAGGAACCCGGCCAGCGCATGCTGGCCACGCTGCCGTTCTTCCATGCTTACGGTCTGACGTTCTCGTTGACGCTGACGTTCCTCATCGGCAGCGAACTGATCTTGCTGCCCGCCCCGACGATGGACCTGATCATGGGCGCGATGAAGAAAAAGAACCCGCCGACGTTCGTGCCGGGTGTGCCTACCGTATTTGAGCGCATTGTGTCGACGGCTGAGGAAGAAGGCTCGGACATGTCCGCAGTACAGACGGGCTTCTCTGGCGCGTCATCGCTGCCGGCGGAGGTCATCGAGGGCTGGGAGAAGGCGACCGGCGGCCGGCTCGTGGAGGGCTACGGGCTGACAGAGACGTCGCCGATTCTCATCGGTAACCCGCCGACGGATGATCGCCGGCCCGGGTACATCGGCATCCCGTTCCCGGACACGGAAATCCGCATTGCCGACCCCGATAACCTCGACGAGGAAATGCCCTACGGTGAGGCCGGCGAGATCCTGGCCAAGGGGCCGCAAGTCTTCGGCGGGTACCTGAACAACGATGAGGCGTCAGCCACAGTCTTCCACGACGGCTGGTTCCGCACCGGCGACATGGGCGTGATGGATGAAGACGGCTTCATCAAACTGGTCAGCCGCATCAAAGAGCTGATCATCACCGGCGGGTTCAACGTCTACCCGGCGGAAGTGGAAGAGACGTTGCGCACGCACCCAGACATCGAGGAGGTCACCGTGGTTGGTCGTCCCCGCACGGACGGTTCCGAGGACGTCGTCGCGTGCGTGGTGCTGGCGGAGGGCACGAAGCTCGACCCGGACGGCCTGAAAGAATTCGCGCGTGAGAACCTCACCCGGTACAAGGTGCCGCGCACCTTCTACCACTTTGAGGATCTGCCGAAAGATCAGCTAGGTAAGATCCGCCGCCGCGAGGTGCGTGACGCGCTACTCGCCCGCATCGACGGCGAATAG
- a CDS encoding CG0192 family protein: MATANIYSDAELHPTKDEFANQFSRITQVDGSYRAYDRDDKVGIEVLVGPDNEGNLTQCGFSYREEDMALDDELTPLTHSVLGRRSVAHLTADPVAVREFAQVILTGDNGADFSETSPIFAVRGTGSEDVTVDNVVVENHDMLNSVGTLTVDGEEKRYQLRIQRLIREIPQAEEGDLALVRDDGAILMNLGIWD, from the coding sequence ATGGCTACCGCAAACATCTACAGCGACGCAGAACTCCACCCCACCAAAGACGAATTCGCCAACCAATTCTCGAGGATCACCCAGGTCGACGGCTCCTACCGCGCGTACGACCGCGACGACAAAGTCGGCATCGAGGTGCTCGTCGGCCCCGACAACGAGGGCAACCTCACGCAGTGCGGCTTCAGCTACCGCGAGGAAGACATGGCGCTTGACGACGAGCTGACGCCCCTTACCCACTCCGTCCTCGGCCGCCGCTCCGTGGCACACCTGACAGCAGACCCTGTCGCAGTGCGCGAATTCGCGCAGGTGATCCTGACCGGCGACAACGGTGCAGACTTCTCTGAGACCTCGCCGATCTTCGCCGTCCGCGGCACGGGCAGTGAGGATGTCACAGTCGATAACGTGGTCGTTGAGAACCACGACATGCTCAACTCCGTGGGCACTCTCACCGTCGACGGCGAGGAAAAGCGCTACCAGCTGCGGATCCAGCGCCTCATCCGTGAGATCCCTCAAGCCGAGGAAGGCGACCTCGCGCTCGTGCGTGACGACGGCGCGATCCTCATGAACCTCGGCATCTGGGACTAG
- the zupT gene encoding zinc transporter ZupT: MAELAVAFGFSLFAGLSTGLGGLIVALKNTPSQRFLAGALGLSAGVMVFVSLVELLPEGVDGLSEAGRSRPDVWAAVAFFAGIALIAVIDRFVPEEINPHEGPDVRAAGRMRRVGVMTALAIAIHNFPEGFATFFVALQDPAFALPIAVAIAIHNIPEGIAVAVPMREATGSKWRAAWWATLSGLAEPLGAVVGYLLLRPFIGPEALGVVFAAIAGVMVFVSIDKLLPTAIETGRHHTAIYGFVAGMAVMAVSLLLLA; this comes from the coding sequence ATGGCAGAGCTCGCCGTTGCTTTCGGATTCAGCTTGTTCGCAGGCTTATCGACGGGCCTCGGCGGCCTCATCGTCGCCCTCAAGAACACTCCCAGCCAGCGCTTCTTGGCGGGAGCTCTCGGTTTGTCCGCCGGGGTTATGGTGTTCGTCTCCCTGGTGGAACTGCTCCCGGAAGGGGTGGACGGGCTCAGCGAGGCGGGACGCAGCCGCCCCGACGTGTGGGCCGCGGTCGCTTTCTTCGCCGGTATTGCGCTCATCGCTGTCATTGACCGGTTCGTACCGGAAGAGATCAACCCGCATGAGGGGCCGGACGTGCGCGCCGCCGGCCGGATGCGCCGGGTGGGGGTGATGACGGCGCTGGCAATCGCCATTCACAACTTCCCCGAAGGCTTCGCCACCTTCTTTGTCGCGCTGCAGGATCCGGCGTTCGCGCTGCCCATCGCGGTGGCCATTGCGATCCACAACATTCCCGAAGGCATCGCGGTGGCGGTGCCCATGCGTGAAGCGACGGGTTCTAAGTGGCGCGCGGCGTGGTGGGCAACACTGTCGGGTCTGGCGGAGCCACTCGGCGCGGTGGTGGGCTACCTGCTTCTGCGGCCGTTCATTGGTCCCGAGGCGCTCGGTGTCGTGTTCGCGGCAATCGCGGGAGTAATGGTGTTTGTGAGCATCGACAAGCTGCTGCCCACCGCCATTGAGACCGGCCGACACCACACCGCCATATACGGTTTTGTCGCCGGCATGGCTGTGATGGCAGTGAGCTTGCTTTTGCTCGCCTAG
- a CDS encoding YccF domain-containing protein: MALLRLILNIIWLITAGIWLFLGYVLAGVLACLLIVTIPFGLASFRIAGYVLWPFGREVVDTGQGGGFSLIGNVIWFIVAGLWLALGHIATALAQAITIIGLPLAWANLKLIPVTCFPFGKTVVGSHDNRSTMVPVTR, encoded by the coding sequence ATGGCTCTCCTTCGACTGATCCTCAACATCATTTGGCTGATCACCGCCGGTATCTGGTTGTTCCTTGGCTACGTTCTCGCCGGCGTGTTGGCCTGTCTGCTCATCGTGACCATCCCGTTCGGTCTGGCGTCCTTCCGCATCGCCGGGTACGTGCTCTGGCCGTTCGGCCGCGAAGTTGTTGACACCGGCCAAGGCGGGGGCTTCAGTCTGATCGGCAACGTCATCTGGTTCATCGTTGCTGGCCTGTGGTTGGCACTCGGACACATCGCCACTGCTCTGGCCCAGGCGATCACAATCATCGGGTTGCCGTTGGCGTGGGCGAACCTGAAGCTCATCCCGGTCACCTGCTTCCCCTTCGGCAAGACCGTCGTGGGCTCCCACGACAACCGATCCACCATGGTGCCAGTCACCCGCTAG
- a CDS encoding DUF1345 domain-containing protein, producing the protein MSEKDFRGASEVTRYAVSTVLAFGAIIMLRLLLPREMLAQHSEMVIISTYLTYWVVYVTIFGWWTVRLLSRLNPAELRAYARSERASAESKWVKGWGIKGAANLSGLGAIVAMAAAIAMSRFDVFREDWRWLAVGGIAVVWSWVFMIVTYAAEYLELDYRYRAEGEQPMFDFSYLDGEPLFGDYLNQAVMVSTMGASVPATPTNRHAWKEIRYNTLIAFTFNTMVIAMVVSVLSATLAA; encoded by the coding sequence ATGAGTGAGAAAGATTTCCGTGGCGCCTCGGAGGTCACCCGGTACGCGGTGAGCACCGTCCTCGCATTCGGCGCGATCATCATGCTGCGGTTGCTGCTCCCGCGGGAAATGCTCGCGCAGCATTCGGAGATGGTGATCATCAGCACCTACCTGACTTACTGGGTCGTCTACGTCACGATCTTCGGCTGGTGGACGGTGCGCCTGCTCTCGCGCCTCAACCCGGCTGAGCTGCGGGCATATGCGCGATCCGAGCGTGCCTCCGCCGAGAGTAAGTGGGTTAAGGGGTGGGGAATCAAGGGGGCCGCGAACCTTTCCGGCCTCGGCGCGATCGTGGCGATGGCCGCGGCGATCGCGATGAGCCGCTTCGATGTTTTCCGGGAGGATTGGCGCTGGTTGGCAGTCGGTGGTATCGCGGTGGTGTGGTCGTGGGTGTTCATGATCGTCACCTACGCGGCGGAGTACCTCGAGCTCGACTATCGGTACCGGGCGGAAGGGGAGCAGCCTATGTTCGACTTCTCCTATTTGGATGGGGAGCCGCTCTTCGGCGACTACCTGAACCAGGCAGTGATGGTGTCCACGATGGGTGCAAGTGTTCCCGCCACCCCGACAAACAGGCACGCCTGGAAAGAGATCCGCTACAACACTTTGATTGCCTTCACCTTCAACACCATGGTCATCGCCATGGTGGTCTCCGTCTTGAGTGCTACTCTCGCCGCATAA
- a CDS encoding TetR/AcrR family transcriptional regulator has translation MVDLAHLSPFPKPSTTPAGERILLAATDLFYSQGIAATGLDLVVENAGVTKRTLYQRFGSKDGLVCAYLTARANQWQQLVLHSVDEAEKAGSDTVESVFNLTQEWIANNPRGCGFVNAWVELGNDCGAELKAVIQSEKRWMRTLFVALTGDTQTGELVHELYEGALVCAAIFGDFGSLDRAKAGAQRLITS, from the coding sequence TTGGTTGATCTAGCGCACCTCAGTCCATTCCCAAAACCCAGCACCACCCCGGCTGGTGAACGAATTCTGCTGGCAGCTACGGATTTGTTTTATTCACAAGGTATTGCCGCAACCGGTTTGGACCTCGTCGTGGAGAACGCTGGCGTGACAAAGCGAACGCTTTATCAGCGCTTCGGGTCCAAGGACGGGCTGGTTTGCGCGTATCTCACTGCTCGAGCGAATCAGTGGCAACAACTAGTGCTGCACAGCGTCGATGAGGCAGAGAAAGCAGGATCGGACACTGTCGAATCAGTGTTCAATCTCACCCAAGAATGGATCGCCAACAACCCTCGAGGGTGCGGGTTCGTGAACGCATGGGTCGAGCTTGGCAACGACTGCGGCGCAGAACTGAAAGCAGTGATTCAGAGCGAGAAGCGGTGGATGCGCACTCTTTTCGTCGCGTTAACTGGCGACACACAAACTGGTGAACTCGTTCATGAGTTATACGAAGGCGCGTTGGTTTGCGCGGCCATATTCGGCGACTTCGGATCGCTTGACCGTGCCAAAGCGGGGGCACAACGACTTATCACGTCGTAG
- a CDS encoding DMT family transporter has product MKPILISIAFIICWSSGFVGSLLVGENASPIGLLAWRYIATAVLLAGVILFLRSAQRPAKARLLPDLTRSAWKHQILMGVLSHAIFLGAVFWASDLAIDPGITSLVCALQPILVAAVGARLWDDPFNFRMAAGLVLGLVAVGLAAGSIDFSSTSVFGLLLPFVALLGLSASALLERASDAQASIVQALAIQTATAAVIFTGVALAMGDMGVHVNADFVWAMVWLVFLSGIGGYAAYTACLRTMGSTMTSLLLFVTPPVTSFWTWLMFHQPVNAGQIAGMVLGIVAVALTVNGERRERSNT; this is encoded by the coding sequence ATGAAGCCAATTCTCATTTCAATCGCATTCATCATCTGCTGGAGCTCCGGGTTCGTGGGTTCCCTTCTGGTAGGTGAAAATGCCTCGCCTATCGGGTTGTTAGCGTGGCGATACATTGCCACGGCTGTGCTACTCGCCGGGGTCATTTTGTTTCTCCGAAGCGCTCAGCGTCCGGCAAAAGCTCGCCTGTTGCCAGACCTGACGAGATCCGCTTGGAAGCATCAAATCTTAATGGGGGTTCTCTCTCACGCGATCTTTCTTGGCGCCGTTTTCTGGGCTTCAGACCTAGCTATTGATCCCGGGATTACCTCTCTTGTGTGTGCCTTGCAGCCGATTCTCGTCGCGGCTGTGGGGGCGCGTCTGTGGGACGATCCTTTCAACTTCCGGATGGCGGCTGGCCTGGTGCTAGGCCTAGTCGCAGTCGGATTGGCTGCCGGTTCAATCGATTTTTCTTCCACGTCGGTGTTTGGGTTGTTGTTACCGTTCGTCGCTTTGTTGGGATTGTCCGCGAGCGCGCTCCTTGAGCGGGCATCGGATGCTCAAGCAAGCATCGTGCAGGCCCTCGCCATACAGACGGCTACCGCAGCTGTGATCTTCACGGGAGTCGCGTTGGCGATGGGGGACATGGGTGTCCATGTCAACGCTGACTTCGTCTGGGCGATGGTTTGGCTCGTGTTTCTTTCTGGCATCGGTGGCTACGCAGCTTATACAGCATGTTTGCGGACCATGGGGTCGACCATGACTAGCTTGTTACTGTTCGTGACCCCGCCGGTTACTTCTTTCTGGACATGGTTGATGTTTCACCAGCCGGTCAACGCCGGTCAGATCGCGGGCATGGTTCTCGGGATTGTAGCGGTAGCGCTCACCGTGAACGGAGAACGCCGTGAGCGGAGCAACACTTGA
- a CDS encoding GNAT family N-acetyltransferase, with translation MSDNQNNDYKVEHNEAGHRYVIEVDGQQAGFANYHETGDVRDFNHTVIDPAFRGQGLSGKLIKEALDDTRSAGKQIAPSCSAVENFIAKNPEYNDLVS, from the coding sequence ATGAGCGATAACCAGAACAACGACTACAAGGTCGAGCACAACGAAGCTGGGCACCGTTACGTCATCGAGGTCGACGGGCAGCAGGCAGGGTTTGCCAACTACCACGAGACGGGTGACGTGCGGGATTTCAACCACACCGTCATCGACCCGGCTTTCCGCGGGCAAGGCCTGTCCGGCAAGCTGATCAAGGAGGCGCTCGACGACACCCGCAGCGCTGGCAAGCAGATCGCGCCGTCGTGCTCTGCCGTGGAAAACTTCATTGCGAAGAATCCGGAGTACAACGACCTCGTGTCGTAG